In Candidatus Nealsonbacteria bacterium CG07_land_8_20_14_0_80_39_13, one DNA window encodes the following:
- a CDS encoding phosphopantetheine adenylyltransferase, whose product MVDNKKNEKETVVGGTFDILHDGHKKLLREAYGIGGRVMIGLTSDEMALQTRNREIAGFEDRKKELELFISGELKSKPDVVEIKDKFGSTLERDFDYIVVSPETFPTAIAINEERKKINKKSIEIIKIDFVLAEDGKPISSERISKGEIDKHGKLLS is encoded by the coding sequence ATGGTGGATAACAAAAAAAACGAGAAGGAAACTGTCGTCGGAGGCACTTTTGACATACTCCATGACGGACATAAAAAATTATTAAGAGAAGCTTACGGAATTGGAGGGAGAGTGATGATCGGCTTAACTTCTGACGAAATGGCTCTGCAGACAAGGAACAGGGAGATAGCCGGCTTTGAAGATAGGAAGAAAGAATTAGAACTTTTTATTTCCGGAGAATTAAAGTCAAAGCCGGATGTTGTGGAAATTAAAGATAAATTCGGCTCTACCCTTGAGAGGGATTTTGATTATATAGTGGTTTCTCCGGAAACTTTCCCGACCGCCATAGCCATCAATGAGGAAAGAAAAAAAATAAATAAAAAGTCGATAGAGATTATTAAAATAGATTTTGTCTTAGCCGAAGACGGAAAACCTATTTCTTCAGAAAGAATATCAAAAGGAGAAATAGATAAACACGGCAAACTACTAAGCTAG
- a CDS encoding shikimate dehydrogenase has product MKKFAFLIHPRASLREDMGKVFPLFKFLPEKFLEWMVKCLNPMARGKIIFSGSKEVAGWIIVVPLSARQFFSLPRDFVVKKIIKAVEMAKKMGVEVVGLGELTSPVTHGGENLKAKIDGVAITTGNSLTAAIAVKVIEKINNIRSLDIVKEKIAIIGAGGSVGKGASFLLAQKGASLILVEKEEKIEALKKIFSSYANVRVEKDISFIKEAEIVVVTTSSTEQIIKSDYLKQGAIVYDITQPRNTSPDILTERKDVTIIDGGVIDTPKIDYGMNIGLKKNQAYACLVETMICAMEGDGESHTGYTTPESARKMFSLMGKYQDYFKINISQSFGKSL; this is encoded by the coding sequence ATGAAAAAATTCGCTTTTTTAATCCATCCAAGAGCATCACTTCGGGAAGATATGGGAAAAGTCTTTCCTCTTTTTAAATTTCTGCCGGAAAAATTTCTGGAATGGATGGTCAAATGTTTGAATCCGATGGCCAGAGGAAAAATAATCTTTTCAGGAAGCAAGGAGGTAGCGGGATGGATTATTGTCGTTCCACTGTCTGCCCGTCAATTTTTTTCCTTGCCAAGGGATTTTGTTGTGAAAAAAATAATAAAAGCGGTGGAGATGGCGAAAAAAATGGGCGTTGAGGTTGTCGGGTTAGGAGAACTTACCTCTCCCGTCACTCATGGTGGAGAAAATTTAAAAGCGAAGATAGACGGGGTTGCTATCACCACTGGTAATTCTTTGACTGCGGCCATCGCAGTTAAAGTTATTGAAAAAATAAATAATATCAGGAGTTTAGATATCGTAAAGGAAAAGATAGCTATAATTGGAGCGGGCGGTTCTGTCGGGAAGGGAGCGTCTTTTCTTTTGGCTCAAAAAGGCGCCTCTTTGATTTTAGTTGAAAAAGAAGAAAAAATAGAAGCTTTAAAAAAAATTTTTTCTTCCTATGCTAACGTTCGGGTGGAAAAGGATATTTCTTTTATTAAGGAAGCGGAAATAGTGGTGGTTACCACATCATCAACAGAACAGATTATAAAATCAGATTATTTGAAACAAGGAGCCATTGTTTATGACATCACCCAGCCTCGCAATACATCTCCTGATATACTGACAGAAAGAAAAGACGTAACGATTATTGATGGGGGGGTTATTGATACCCCAAAGATTGATTACGGCATGAATATAGGTTTGAAAAAAAATCAAGCTTATGCATGTTTAGTGGAAACAATGATTTGCGCCATGGAGGGGGATGGGGAAAGCCATACGGGATACACAACCCCTGAATCAGCAAGAAAAATGTTCAGTTTAATGGGAAAATATCAAGATTATTTTAAGATAAATATTTCCCAAAGCTTTGGGAAGTCATTATAA